TGCACCATTGGCTTAGTGTGAAAGGCCAATCAGCGTGAAGGGCAGAACCAACAAAATTTTCTTCATTATTTCCTTCTGATTTTTTGAATAATTGGtttgttgttgatgaaatgCTCTTATGTTCATTATTTCATTATTTCCTTCTCAGAAGGTTTACATATGTCGCCCTGCCTCTAATGTCTCTGTTTTCTTTCACTTCTCTTAGCTTGCAGAAGTTTTTGCTAAAGACGGTATGTCCTTCTTAGCGAGTTGCCAGAATCTTGTATCTCGACCTTGGGTTATCGATGACCTGGATGCATTTCAAAATAAATGGACTAAGAAATCTTGGGAAAAGGTAAAAATTATCTTCCATTATAAACTTTACCGCAATCCCATGGCACACATCAACTGGGTGCAACAAACCTAGATATAAGATACTGCTACCATGCTTTTAGTATTGTTTTAGTTTTGCATCATGTATAAATATTATGTATGAGCCTGGATGCAAGAATAGAATTCTATTGGTTCAGAATTATTGTACGTACACATGTATAATGTACTCTACAAATGTTCATGTACTCTTTTGGTTCTTATTAAAGCATATTAGAAACTCTCCCACTTCTTTTGAAACAATATTGTTTTGAAGTTTGTAACTACTGTGTaacttaaataattaatattcttACTTGTTACTCCCATGCTGCAACTTTTTCACATGTATTCTTCTCATGTTGTGGATAAGTATCAAATAATTCTCCCAATGGTATCCAAGGTGTCAATTTATTTTAGatttattaatttatttgttattgacatttatattttattagtaTATTTAGTATTAGTTCTTGACATACACAACACCTGGCCTTGTGTAGTCCATATATGTACATGTCAGTCTGAGCTATTCATAATAATCTTTCAGCTGGAGTTCTGGACATATTTATTGTAGGGATATTGCATATTAACTAACATTGTTATGTCTTTGTTATACATAGCTGAATCATTGCTTTGTCACATATGTAGGCTGTTATTTTTGTTGATAATTCTGGCGCTGATATCATCTTGGGCATATTACCATTTGCAAGGGAATTGCTCCGACATGGCACAAAGGTCTGTCTCACCCTTTTTGTTTCTCTTGTGATTGCTCCAGAACTATTTGAGGAATTATGTTAGGACAAGAGCAGATGTTGCTATTTGTTCCAGCCAGCAACACATTATTAATGTTGCGCTATTTTTAGGGAGTTAAATGTAAAAAGATCGATCGAAATGAACCTCTGATTACATTGAAGTGGATCATATTTTTGGATATGTGAAATAGTATTGTGATTTAAGTTGCTAAATGTGAGATAACCCACAGCTTAAACAAGAAACAGGAACAACCAAATAAACTTATGATTTTTTACCAGTCCAGACTGCATCTTATTCCCTTTTGAgcacattgttttttttccaattcGCATGGAAACTACACTGTTAAATCCATGTGAATTTTTAAATGATGTCTTTATCTTTATCCATGAGTAAAATTGAtatagttctttttttctttcggtAGTTGCTGAAGTTGCCTTCATATGTACATCTCTAGCTATTTCGAGAGTGTCTTTTGCATATATTGTTTGAGATTTGCTATCTTTTTCTGTTGGTAAAGAATGTCAATAAATAGCTACCGTTGGATTGTGTAGGTGATTCTTGCTGCCAATGACATGCCATCAATCAATGATGTCACTTACCCAGAGCTTGTTGAAATTATAAACAAGGTAAGAAACATGAAATTGTTATAATTGTgagacatgtttttttttcttttgcgggGATCTGAGAAAAGATTATGAATTATACTCTTGCAATTATTTTCAGCTCAAGGATGAAAATGGAAAGCTTGCAGGTGTGGATGCATCTGACCTACTCGTTGCCAACTCCGGTAACGATTTGCCAGTAAGATTATCTTACTATGGTGGTGTACTAAACTATTTTACCTATTGCATTGTATTATATGTGTAAGTTCTTAACTGGATATCTGTCTTGGTCTCAGGTAATTGATTTGTCCAGTGTGTCACCAGAACTAGCTTATTTGGCAAATGATGCTGACTTGGTCGTTCTAGAAGGCATGGTAAGTGGGCTTGCAACATTCACATCTGTTTGCCTTCACAGGGCTAAAAGCCCATCACTTTTCAACTCTTTTTTGTTACAGGGAAGAGCAATTGAAACCAACCTATATGCACAAATGAAATGTGACTCGATTAAGATCGGAATGGTGTGTTGCATTTCTCTGcgattttataatttgtattgaATAGTTCATTGCAAGTTAATCAATGATTGAGCTTTAAAAACTGCCATCATTTCTTCCATGTTCCAGGTAAAACATCCTGAAGTGGCGCAATTTTTGGGTGGGAGGCTTTATGATTGCGTCTTCAAATTCAATGAGGCCTAAACTTTGATAACATCAGACACACATGCGGTTGCTTTATTTCGTTTTCAACTGGTGCGAGGCTACACTGAACATATCACATGTGCTCGTCCCTTTCATATTAATAGCAAGGAAAATAAGTTAGATCATGGCATTTTTAGGGAATGCAATTACGGAACTTTTAATTCGTATTGCACTACGTGCCTTTTCATCTAGGTAGCGGAatagtaaaaaggaaaaaaaaatcccttctgCGATTCAGATTAATAATAACAGTTCAACTAAAGTACCTCCGTGTTTTATCATGTTATTTAATTCGAACATTGTTTGATACCGGTTCTGCTTCTGATAAAAGTGCCATTGAAGATCAGTTGTGTTCTGTATTATACTAGCCTAACTACTTCGCAGAAAAATGGGTGTATAGTGTAGCCTTTACTTCGGATTTGGGAAGAAGATGAATTTTGTAACAGATTGCGTGGTTGCTGCCAAAAGATTGAAGATTTCATGAAGTGCGACCAACTGATACTTCTAGTCATTTGATCGATTTCACCCATGGAATCTCCTGCTCGCTTTCGCAATTAAATTTTCTGCACGTGCTACCAGTGTTACCTACCCTTTCAAAATACAGCTGCTTCTAACATTTGTATTTTCCCTTATTTTAAGCAATCACAATTAtgtcttaattaatttctctatcTATTTTATCATTTTAATCAATCACAATAGTCTTCTCCATTTAATTCACCTCTTTTCTTAATTCGCgtgaaaatttttgaatttgagaTAAGAGGGCGCAGTTAATTTTACTATTACCATACATTACCATAAATTCTTTTGGTTAAGGCAAACGACAAAAAAATGCCCATGCTTACCAACATTTCTACTCTCTTCAGCTGGCCACTGGACCAGCCATCTAGCTATGGCGGCCTAGATGCTTGTGCCCTGGTAGGATTGTGCACGTCGACAAGGTTGCATATGAGCCACGAGTAACTACGATAAACCTGTAATAACACACTTTAGTGACTCTCACGTTAGATTATCAAGGTAGAAAAGAGAAATGAGAGTTGCTTTGTTTTTTCACAATCAGGATTCAATTTTTGAGGCTTGGCTTGTAGATTTGCAGTGCCTCTATTTTTCACGCCTTTTTGTCTTCCGGTtcattagtttattttttggaGCAAAGCTCGACACTTTTAAGtgatttagggtgtgttcggcaaCCCATGTTCCTAACCCCTCTCTCATTTTCCACATGtacgtttttcaaacttctaaacgatgcgtttttttgcaaaaaagtttctatacaaaagttgcttaaaaaaatcaaattaatccatttttgaaaaaaaatagctaacacttaattaatcacgtgctaatggattgCTCCGTTATCCGTATTGGATGTTTGGGTTGGGAACCTGGGGTGCCGAACTTAGCCTTAGAGCATCCCAACAGATGGGGCATCCCATTCTCCATATGAGAAATAGCACAAGTGAGAGTAAATTCGGCCTCCAATAGATATTGAGCAATCCAAAAATAGTACATGCACTAAACAGGAGAGAGGCCATATCCTGCCCCCATCCCAGAGTTCTGATCAACCTATCCTCTGTCGTCATCGTCGCTGGCCATGACGGcgggtggagagggaggagagggagggtgtAACTATGGAGGAGTGAGGgtagagagggaggggcgcacTAGATCTGGAGGTGGACCGCTGTAGCAGTTGTGCCACCGGTAGCATAGGTGGCAGCGGAAGCCATGCACCCATCTGCGCCACCCAGCGGCGTCGGAAGCTCCTATCATCACCCTTGCACGTCATCGCCCGCACCAAGATGTTGTGCCCTCCACGCCATCGCCTACGCCAAGATGCGGCATCCGTTGTTGCCATTGCCCCTCCATGCTTTCCGCTGTCGCTCCATCCCCCTTTGCCCACACTTTCCACCATCGCTCCCGCCTAatctccccctccgcctatgCCTTCCGTTGTCACTCCCACTGCATCTCCCCCTCCGCCGTCACTTCCATCACTgttgtgagagagagagaagagaaagataAATGTGAGAATGATGATATAGAAGTTTGTATAGTTTATTCGTAGTTGGAAGATATTAGTAAAAGAGTAATGTGtacgggcggtccttaaacttgtagcaGTGTTTCatttaggtccctaaactttcaAAATACATATCCAGGTACTAGAACTTatcatagtgtgtcatctaagtcccaaatcgccacagccccttcaggatcctacgtggcgctgatgtggcatgtcaCACGAACATGATGTGGCATAATTTTGATAGACAAATGGGAcccatttaaaaatt
The Oryza sativa Japonica Group chromosome 6, ASM3414082v1 DNA segment above includes these coding regions:
- the LOC4340905 gene encoding damage-control phosphatase At2g17340 isoform X1, translated to MESSSPSVPFPLLQAPVESTYRACTIPYRFASDNPRKATPVEIQWIDLFLNSVPSFRQRAENDPTVPDAPAKAEKFAQRYTAMLEELKKNPESNGGPPDCILLCRLRELVLRELGFRDIFKKVKDEENAKAMSLFEGVVQRNDEIEDDGKRAENLIRGILAGNIFDLGSAQLAEVFAKDGMSFLASCQNLVSRPWVIDDLDAFQNKWTKKSWEKAVIFVDNSGADIILGILPFARELLRHGTKVILAANDMPSINDVTYPELVEIINKLKDENGKLAGVDASDLLVANSGNDLPVIDLSSVSPELAYLANDADLVVLEGMGRAIETNLYAQMKCDSIKIGMVKHPEVAQFLGGRLYDCVFKFNEA
- the LOC4340905 gene encoding damage-control phosphatase At2g17340 isoform X2, with the translated sequence MEGHQIALLRELVLRELGFRDIFKKVKDEENAKAMSLFEGVVQRNDEIEDDGKRAENLIRGILAGNIFDLGSAQLAEVFAKDGMSFLASCQNLVSRPWVIDDLDAFQNKWTKKSWEKAVIFVDNSGADIILGILPFARELLRHGTKVILAANDMPSINDVTYPELVEIINKLKDENGKLAGVDASDLLVANSGNDLPVIDLSSVSPELAYLANDADLVVLEGMGRAIETNLYAQMKCDSIKIGMVKHPEVAQFLGGRLYDCVFKFNEA